In the genome of Bradyrhizobium arachidis, one region contains:
- a CDS encoding amidase codes for MTDGSGRTAFPPAPTGLGALSATEIMAGYRRRAFTPRDVVDDTIAALQATNEACNAVVTPMYEQARADADRVTKEMRAGEAKGPLAGVPVTIKDLVFVAGVPAYAGSPMNKSFVPEADAAVVSALKAAGAIITCKTTTCESGYKLTADSPVTGITRNPWNPGRTSGGSSGGAAAGVAAGCGPIAIGTDGVGSIRVPSSFCGVFGLKPTFGLVPRSPGFSPPSWASLAHTGPITRTVADAALTLEIIAGYDLRDAASLPVSTRRFDTNAGRLNGIRIGASADLGYAAVSPDVCAAFGKALAILDSCGAQVTMDGPGLDPGILEHTLKPIAFTEQAAAVTTKTTADLASSEADYRDVVSAGRHYSGTDYVEASYRRGQARSAFVKLFERVDALVTPTVAVTAFEAGQIGVDKIDGREVDPHLGWSPFTWPINLAGLPAATLPCGFDRDGMPIGLQIIAPWLDEPTIFRIAAAFEQAQPWAKFWPQLALRDGGGGRAKG; via the coding sequence ATGACTGATGGTTCCGGCCGAACGGCCTTCCCGCCGGCGCCGACTGGCCTTGGCGCTCTTTCTGCAACCGAGATCATGGCTGGCTACCGGCGCAGGGCGTTCACTCCGCGCGACGTCGTCGACGATACCATCGCCGCACTTCAGGCGACGAACGAAGCCTGCAATGCGGTGGTGACGCCGATGTACGAGCAGGCGAGGGCGGATGCCGACCGTGTCACCAAAGAGATGCGGGCAGGCGAGGCCAAGGGGCCGCTCGCTGGCGTACCCGTCACGATCAAGGATCTCGTCTTCGTTGCGGGAGTGCCGGCCTATGCCGGCTCGCCGATGAACAAGAGCTTTGTGCCCGAAGCCGATGCTGCCGTGGTGTCAGCGCTGAAAGCGGCTGGTGCGATCATCACCTGCAAGACGACGACCTGCGAGTCCGGCTACAAGCTGACGGCAGATAGCCCGGTTACCGGCATCACGCGCAATCCCTGGAATCCCGGCCGCACCAGCGGCGGGTCGAGCGGCGGCGCGGCGGCGGGTGTGGCCGCCGGTTGCGGTCCGATCGCGATCGGCACCGATGGCGTCGGCTCGATCCGCGTGCCGTCCTCCTTCTGCGGCGTGTTCGGCTTGAAACCGACTTTCGGCCTCGTGCCGCGCTCGCCCGGTTTCTCGCCGCCGTCCTGGGCCTCGCTCGCGCACACCGGACCGATCACGCGGACGGTCGCGGACGCCGCGCTGACGCTGGAAATCATCGCGGGCTACGATCTGCGCGATGCCGCAAGCCTTCCGGTGTCCACGCGCCGCTTCGATACGAATGCAGGACGCCTGAATGGCATTCGTATCGGCGCCAGCGCCGATCTCGGCTACGCCGCCGTCAGCCCTGACGTCTGCGCGGCGTTTGGCAAGGCGCTCGCCATTCTCGATTCCTGCGGCGCGCAGGTCACAATGGATGGTCCAGGCCTCGATCCCGGTATTTTGGAACATACACTGAAGCCGATCGCGTTCACCGAACAGGCTGCCGCCGTCACGACCAAGACGACGGCCGATCTCGCCAGTTCTGAGGCTGATTATCGCGATGTCGTCAGCGCCGGCCGGCATTACAGCGGCACGGATTATGTCGAAGCGAGCTACCGGCGCGGCCAGGCCCGCAGTGCTTTCGTCAAACTGTTCGAGCGCGTCGATGCGCTGGTGACGCCGACGGTCGCGGTGACCGCATTCGAGGCTGGCCAGATCGGTGTCGATAAGATCGACGGCCGCGAGGTCGATCCGCATCTCGGCTGGTCGCCCTTCACCTGGCCGATCAACCTCGCGGGTCTGCCGGCCGCGACGCTGCCCTGCGGCTTCGATCGCGATGGCATGCCGATCGGGCTTCAGATCATCGCGCCCTGGCTCGACGAACCCACGATCTTCCGCATCGCCGCCGCGTTCGAACAGGCGCAGCCCTGGGCGAAGTTCTGGCCGCAGCTCGCGTTACGTGATGGGGGTGGAGGGCGCGCCAAGGGGTGA
- a CDS encoding LysR substrate-binding domain-containing protein → MNLISLDIRMLRSLISVVETGSITETARRLGRTQPAITLQLQRLEELTGKQLFEHGGRRLTLTEDGTTVLTYAKSILRLHDELISQLASQEIEGQVVLGTPDLYAAFMLPSILSVFRKSFPRVQVELNCALSTPLVGLVKRGDVDIALVTRMNDFTGGQVVRREQLVWMTGEQSAAHQERPIPLALLPPGNIYRDYAIDTLERANLRWRIACVSESVGGLQAAAFAGMAVTVLGRSALVPAMREIGPNEGLPPLPKIELLLYKSSGATSKAATALHDYLAHYLRLDEELSGRGAPIELG, encoded by the coding sequence ATGAACCTCATCAGTCTCGACATCCGCATGCTCCGGTCGCTGATCTCGGTGGTCGAGACCGGCAGCATCACCGAGACAGCGCGAAGGCTGGGCCGCACCCAGCCGGCGATTACCCTGCAATTGCAGCGGCTGGAGGAACTCACCGGCAAGCAATTGTTCGAGCATGGCGGCCGCAGGCTGACGCTGACCGAGGACGGCACCACCGTCCTCACCTACGCCAAATCGATCCTGAGGTTGCATGACGAGCTGATTTCGCAGCTTGCGTCACAGGAGATCGAGGGCCAGGTCGTGCTCGGCACGCCCGACCTCTATGCCGCCTTCATGCTCCCCTCGATCCTCAGCGTATTCCGAAAGTCCTTCCCCCGCGTACAGGTCGAGCTCAACTGCGCGCTGTCGACGCCGCTGGTCGGCCTCGTCAAGCGCGGCGATGTCGACATCGCGCTCGTCACGCGCATGAACGATTTCACCGGCGGCCAGGTGGTGCGGCGCGAACAACTGGTCTGGATGACCGGAGAGCAATCCGCCGCGCATCAGGAACGTCCGATCCCGCTCGCGCTATTGCCGCCGGGCAACATCTATCGCGACTACGCCATCGACACGCTCGAGCGCGCGAATCTGCGCTGGCGCATCGCCTGCGTCAGCGAAAGCGTCGGCGGACTGCAGGCTGCGGCCTTTGCCGGCATGGCCGTCACGGTGCTCGGCCGCAGCGCATTGGTGCCGGCGATGCGCGAGATCGGGCCGAACGAGGGTCTGCCGCCGCTGCCGAAGATCGAGCTGCTGCTGTACAAGTCCAGCGGCGCCACCTCGAAGGCGGCCACCGCGCTGCACGACTATCTCGCGCACTATCTTCGCCTCGATGAAGAGCTGAGCGGCCGCGGCGCGCCGATCGAGCTCGGCTAG
- a CDS encoding FAD binding domain-containing protein, whose translation MKPFGYHQPGQIPDAAKLLTSIEDSKLVAGGMTLIPTLKQRLASPVALIDLSKLGSLMGITDDGATITIGAMTPHAVVAASKLVQTKIPGLAALASMIGDPAVRSRGTIGGSVANNDPAADYPAGVLGLGATIITSTREIAADNYFLGLFETALEPGEIITGIRFPVPLKAGYAKFKAPASRYALVGVFVAKFADGVRLAVTGAGPGVFRVPPMEAALSGSFDPSAIAAIRIDTDGLTSDIHAEADYRAHLVTVMAKRAVDAALS comes from the coding sequence ATGAAACCATTTGGATACCACCAACCCGGCCAGATCCCCGATGCGGCCAAGTTGTTGACCTCGATCGAGGACAGCAAGCTCGTGGCCGGTGGCATGACGCTGATCCCGACATTGAAGCAGCGGCTGGCGAGCCCGGTCGCGCTAATCGATCTGTCGAAGCTCGGAAGCCTCATGGGCATCACCGACGACGGTGCCACGATCACCATCGGCGCGATGACGCCGCATGCGGTGGTGGCGGCCTCGAAACTGGTGCAAACGAAAATTCCCGGGCTCGCGGCACTTGCGTCCATGATCGGCGACCCCGCCGTGCGCAGCCGCGGCACGATTGGCGGCTCCGTCGCAAACAACGATCCGGCCGCTGATTATCCCGCAGGCGTGCTTGGCCTCGGTGCCACCATCATCACCAGCACGCGCGAGATCGCTGCCGACAACTACTTCCTCGGTCTGTTCGAGACCGCGCTTGAGCCGGGCGAGATCATCACCGGGATCCGCTTTCCGGTGCCGCTCAAGGCAGGCTATGCGAAGTTCAAAGCGCCGGCCTCGCGCTACGCGCTGGTTGGTGTGTTCGTGGCCAAATTCGCCGACGGGGTCCGCCTCGCCGTCACCGGCGCGGGGCCGGGCGTGTTCCGCGTGCCGCCGATGGAGGCGGCGCTGTCCGGCAGTTTCGATCCATCCGCGATCGCGGCGATCAGGATCGACACAGACGGCCTCACTTCCGACATCCATGCCGAAGCCGACTACCGTGCGCATCTCGTCACGGTCATGGCCAAGCGCGCCGTCGACGCGGCGCTCAGCTAG
- a CDS encoding xanthine dehydrogenase family protein molybdopterin-binding subunit, with translation MGNVIGIGAAPKRKEDQRFLTGRGNYVSDIKRPGMTSGVFVRSPHGHAVLRGIDKSAALASPGVIAVLTGDDVSDDGLGSLPCGWGIADAKGVPMKEPPFPMLAQDRVRFVGDMVAFVIAETPEQANAGAELLKIDYEVLPSVVGVLEAIRPDAPQLFDDVPNNICCDWELGDKAAVESAFRKAAHVAKLSLVNNRLIGNPMEPRAAIAEYEPGTDRYTLWTTSQFPHVVRFLMGALVLNIPQHKLRVVAPDVGGGFGVKQFHYGEEAVITWAAKRVMRPVKWVASRSEGYVSDRHGRDHVTEAELALDETGKFLAFRVKTLANMGGYLSTFGPNIPTNLYGPLLGGVYTTPAIYCNVKVVFTNTVPVDAYRGAGRPEATFVLERMVDVAAAEMGIDRVEIRRRNMIPKEAYPYQTPVLVQYDSGDPMGCLDGALVAADVKNFGVRKAASASKGKFRGLGYSTYVEACGLAPSRFAGRLGARGGLYESATVRVHPTGQVTVMIGTHNHGQGHETTFAQIVSDKLGVAFENVDIVFGDTDRVQFGMGTYGSRSLVVGGAALSKATDKVIVKGKKIAAHLLEASEADIQFEAGKFSVAGTDRIKTFEEIAGAAYVPHDYPLEVLEPGLEEQAYYDPVNFTYPGGCHIAEVEVDPETGTVALVNYTAVDDVGTVINPMIVEGQLHGGIVQGVGQALFENAVYDEGSGQLLSGSLMDYCMPRADHLPMMKVATHSTLCTHTPMGVKGCGEVGTIGSPAAVINAVVDALSHLGVTHVDMPATPNRIWRLLQNASLPVAAE, from the coding sequence ATGGGCAATGTGATCGGCATCGGCGCCGCACCGAAGCGGAAAGAGGACCAGCGCTTCCTCACCGGCCGCGGCAATTACGTCTCCGACATCAAGCGCCCGGGCATGACATCAGGCGTGTTCGTGCGCTCGCCCCATGGCCATGCGGTGCTGCGCGGCATCGACAAGAGCGCGGCGCTGGCCTCGCCCGGCGTCATCGCGGTGCTGACCGGCGACGATGTTTCCGACGACGGACTGGGCTCGCTGCCCTGTGGCTGGGGCATCGCCGACGCCAAGGGCGTGCCGATGAAGGAGCCGCCGTTCCCGATGCTGGCGCAGGACAGGGTGCGCTTCGTCGGGGACATGGTGGCGTTCGTGATCGCAGAAACGCCGGAGCAGGCCAATGCGGGTGCCGAGCTCCTGAAGATCGACTACGAGGTGCTGCCCTCGGTGGTCGGTGTGCTCGAGGCGATCCGACCAGATGCGCCGCAGTTGTTTGACGATGTGCCGAACAACATCTGCTGCGACTGGGAGCTCGGCGACAAGGCTGCGGTCGAATCCGCCTTCAGGAAGGCGGCGCATGTCGCAAAGCTCAGCCTCGTCAACAACCGCCTCATCGGCAATCCGATGGAGCCGCGCGCGGCGATCGCCGAATACGAGCCCGGTACCGACCGCTACACGCTGTGGACCACCAGCCAGTTCCCGCACGTCGTGCGCTTCCTGATGGGCGCGCTGGTGCTGAACATCCCGCAGCACAAGCTGCGCGTGGTCGCGCCCGATGTCGGCGGCGGCTTCGGCGTCAAGCAGTTCCACTACGGCGAGGAAGCCGTGATCACCTGGGCGGCCAAACGGGTGATGCGGCCGGTGAAATGGGTCGCGAGCCGTTCCGAAGGCTACGTCTCCGATCGCCACGGCCGCGATCACGTCACCGAGGCCGAGCTTGCGCTCGACGAGACTGGAAAATTCCTCGCGTTCCGGGTCAAGACGCTGGCCAATATGGGCGGCTATCTATCGACGTTCGGTCCCAATATTCCGACCAACCTCTATGGTCCGCTGCTGGGCGGTGTCTACACCACGCCTGCGATTTACTGCAATGTGAAGGTGGTCTTCACCAACACCGTGCCTGTCGACGCTTATCGCGGCGCGGGCCGGCCCGAGGCGACCTTCGTGCTGGAGCGTATGGTCGACGTCGCAGCCGCCGAGATGGGGATCGATCGCGTCGAGATCCGCCGCCGCAACATGATCCCGAAGGAAGCCTATCCGTACCAGACGCCGGTGCTGGTGCAGTATGATTCCGGCGATCCCATGGGCTGCCTCGACGGCGCATTGGTCGCCGCCGACGTCAAGAATTTTGGCGTACGCAAGGCGGCCTCCGCCAGCAAGGGCAAATTCCGCGGGCTGGGTTACTCCACTTATGTCGAAGCCTGCGGCCTCGCGCCGTCGCGCTTTGCAGGGCGGCTTGGCGCGCGCGGTGGTCTCTATGAAAGCGCCACGGTGCGGGTGCATCCAACCGGCCAGGTGACGGTCATGATCGGCACGCACAATCATGGCCAAGGCCACGAGACGACCTTCGCGCAAATCGTCTCAGACAAGCTCGGCGTCGCGTTTGAGAATGTCGACATCGTGTTCGGCGACACCGACCGTGTGCAGTTCGGCATGGGCACCTACGGCTCGCGCTCGCTGGTCGTTGGGGGCGCCGCGCTGTCGAAGGCGACCGACAAGGTGATCGTCAAGGGCAAGAAGATCGCCGCGCATCTGCTCGAAGCGTCCGAGGCCGACATCCAGTTCGAGGCCGGAAAATTTTCCGTCGCCGGCACGGACCGCATCAAGACGTTCGAGGAGATCGCGGGCGCCGCCTATGTGCCGCACGACTATCCGCTCGAGGTGCTGGAGCCGGGGCTCGAGGAGCAGGCCTATTACGATCCCGTCAACTTCACTTATCCCGGCGGCTGCCACATCGCCGAGGTCGAGGTCGATCCGGAGACCGGTACGGTGGCGCTCGTCAACTACACGGCGGTCGACGATGTCGGGACGGTCATCAACCCGATGATCGTCGAGGGCCAGCTGCACGGCGGCATCGTGCAGGGCGTCGGCCAGGCGCTGTTCGAGAACGCGGTCTATGACGAAGGCTCGGGCCAGCTCCTTTCAGGCTCACTGATGGATTACTGCATGCCGCGCGCCGATCATCTGCCGATGATGAAGGTGGCGACCCACTCCACGCTCTGCACACACACACCGATGGGCGTGAAAGGCTGCGGCGAGGTCGGCACCATCGGTTCGCCCGCCGCCGTCATCAACGCCGTGGTGGATGCGCTGTCGCATCTCGGCGTCACCCATGTCGACATGCCGGCGACACCGAACCGGATCTGGCGGTTGCTGCAAAACGCATCGCTGCCGGTGGCCGCGGAATAG
- a CDS encoding ABC transporter permease subunit: MDIATHVFSALYQFGDAFAFLVLSACGLAVIFGMMGVINLAHGEFIMCGAYVTAATVHAGLPLPLGILAGTIVSALVGVLVELAVIRHLYDRPLDTIVATWGLSLIATQGTLIMVGSTMAGVGTPFGSFQVGDYSYSIYRIVLFCAALGVLAALYALFNWTRFGVLARATIQVPHMAAALGVDTRLIYSLTFACGAGLAGLAGGLYAPTMTLVPTMGATFIMEAFVTVVIGGADVFLGTAPAGTVLAVVKSVMTSWQGQLFGQIGLLVAVIIVVRVLPKGISGFVLRERT; encoded by the coding sequence ATGGACATCGCGACCCACGTCTTCTCGGCGCTCTACCAATTCGGCGACGCCTTTGCGTTCCTGGTGCTCTCGGCCTGCGGCCTCGCCGTGATCTTCGGCATGATGGGCGTGATCAATCTCGCCCATGGCGAGTTCATCATGTGCGGTGCCTATGTGACGGCCGCGACGGTTCATGCCGGCCTGCCATTGCCGCTGGGCATTCTGGCGGGCACAATCGTGTCCGCGCTGGTTGGCGTCCTGGTGGAGCTCGCGGTGATCCGCCATCTCTACGACAGGCCGCTCGACACCATCGTGGCCACCTGGGGGCTCAGCCTGATCGCGACGCAGGGCACCCTGATCATGGTCGGCTCGACCATGGCCGGCGTCGGCACGCCGTTTGGCAGCTTCCAGGTCGGCGACTACTCCTACTCGATCTATCGTATCGTGCTGTTCTGTGCCGCGCTCGGCGTGCTCGCCGCGCTCTACGCGCTGTTCAACTGGACGCGCTTCGGCGTGCTGGCGCGCGCCACCATCCAGGTGCCGCATATGGCGGCCGCGCTCGGCGTCGATACGCGCCTGATCTACAGCCTCACCTTCGCCTGCGGCGCGGGGCTCGCTGGCCTCGCCGGCGGGCTCTACGCGCCGACCATGACGTTGGTACCGACGATGGGGGCGACCTTCATCATGGAGGCCTTCGTCACAGTGGTGATCGGCGGCGCCGATGTTTTTCTCGGCACCGCGCCGGCGGGCACCGTTCTGGCGGTGGTGAAATCGGTGATGACGTCCTGGCAGGGACAGCTGTTCGGCCAGATCGGCCTGCTGGTTGCCGTCATCATCGTGGTCCGGGTCCTGCCGAAAGGCATCTCCGGCTTCGTGCTGCGTGAGCGCACCTGA
- a CDS encoding branched-chain amino acid ABC transporter permease, which produces MTGFLSLFRRLEGPQTVGRGPGFWGLFALVLAVALAYPLFSDGYTVGNTVYFFVWVFIALSLCVIWGYGGSLSFGQTAFFGIAGYGYGVLTINFGSAYGFTLLALVIAVAIAALFAVLLGYFMFFGRIAGVFLGIVTLAVTLMLERFMAQTAGPEWHIGSARLNGFNGMSAMPPLTIPWPGEPIVLFADIGLYYLVLCLLVFVYLALRVLMNSSFGNVIVAIRENPERAEMLGYDIRKYQLITFVIGAALAGLSGVLYTVWGQYITPSSMGMTAAALPLIWVAVGGRSDLTSTVIGTLVVLAAFQALTIYGSQYALVFMGVLLVLTVLIAPNGLVLGVMNLLGRIAARFTQRAG; this is translated from the coding sequence GTGACTGGTTTCCTCTCGTTGTTCCGCCGTCTCGAAGGCCCGCAGACCGTCGGTCGCGGTCCCGGCTTCTGGGGCCTGTTTGCCCTCGTGCTCGCGGTCGCGCTGGCCTATCCGCTGTTCAGCGACGGCTACACGGTCGGCAACACCGTCTACTTCTTCGTATGGGTCTTCATCGCGCTCAGCCTCTGCGTGATCTGGGGCTATGGCGGCTCGCTGTCGTTCGGCCAGACCGCGTTCTTCGGCATCGCGGGCTACGGCTACGGCGTCCTCACCATCAATTTCGGCTCGGCCTACGGCTTCACGTTGCTGGCGCTGGTGATTGCGGTGGCGATCGCCGCGCTGTTCGCGGTTCTGCTCGGCTATTTCATGTTCTTCGGCCGCATCGCCGGCGTCTTCCTCGGCATCGTCACGCTGGCCGTGACGCTGATGCTGGAACGCTTCATGGCGCAGACCGCAGGACCCGAATGGCACATCGGCAGCGCAAGGCTGAACGGCTTCAACGGCATGAGCGCGATGCCGCCGCTGACCATCCCGTGGCCCGGCGAGCCCATCGTGCTGTTCGCCGATATCGGGCTCTATTACCTCGTGCTCTGCCTTCTTGTCTTCGTCTATCTCGCCTTGCGCGTCCTGATGAACTCGTCGTTCGGCAATGTCATCGTGGCCATCCGCGAGAATCCTGAGAGGGCGGAGATGCTGGGCTACGACATCCGCAAGTACCAGCTCATCACCTTCGTCATCGGTGCCGCGCTCGCGGGCCTGTCCGGCGTGCTCTACACGGTGTGGGGACAGTACATCACGCCGTCGAGCATGGGCATGACGGCTGCGGCGCTGCCGCTGATATGGGTCGCAGTCGGCGGTCGCAGCGATCTGACGTCGACCGTGATCGGCACGCTGGTGGTGCTCGCCGCGTTCCAGGCGCTCACGATCTACGGCAGCCAGTACGCGCTGGTCTTCATGGGCGTGCTGTTGGTGCTCACGGTCCTGATCGCCCCGAACGGTCTCGTGCTCGGCGTGATGAACTTGCTCGGCCGCATCGCCGCCCGTTTCACGCAGAGGGCCGGCTGA
- a CDS encoding urea ABC transporter substrate-binding protein, translated as MSKSVLRGLRAAALTGTLVLGSPLQSALAAENPIKLGVLEDQSGDFAAATIGKVHAIQLAADEINKAGGIMGRPLELVAYDTQSDNTRYQEFMRRVLQRDKVDVVFAGFSSASREAYRPIVDQFNGFAFYNNQYEGGVCDGHMIVTGAVPEQQFSTLIPYMMEKYGKNVYTLAADYNFGQISAEWVRKIVKENGGKMAGEEFIPLGVSQFSQSIQNIQKAKPDFVVTLLVGTAQASYYEQAASANVNLPMASSVNVGQGYEHKRFKPPSLKDMYVTTNYIEEIDSPKSKEFYAKFKAKFPSEPYVNQEAENSYLAVYLYKQMVERAKSTKREDIRKVIALGDVCMDAPEGKVCIDPKSQHMSHTIYLAKVGADHSISFPKVWEDIKPYWLGEAGCDLTKKDPMAQYTPSNPPPKP; from the coding sequence ATGAGCAAGTCTGTATTGCGGGGGCTGCGCGCCGCAGCCCTCACGGGGACGCTTGTCCTCGGATCACCCCTACAATCGGCGCTCGCGGCGGAAAACCCGATCAAGCTTGGCGTGCTGGAGGATCAGTCCGGCGATTTCGCCGCGGCCACGATCGGCAAGGTTCACGCCATCCAACTCGCCGCCGACGAGATCAACAAAGCCGGCGGCATCATGGGCCGGCCGCTGGAGCTGGTCGCTTACGACACTCAGTCCGACAACACCCGCTACCAGGAATTCATGCGGCGCGTGCTTCAGCGCGACAAGGTCGACGTCGTGTTCGCGGGCTTCTCCTCGGCCTCGCGCGAGGCGTACCGCCCGATCGTCGACCAGTTCAACGGCTTCGCCTTCTACAACAACCAGTACGAAGGTGGCGTCTGCGACGGCCACATGATCGTCACCGGTGCCGTGCCGGAGCAGCAGTTCTCGACGCTCATTCCCTACATGATGGAGAAGTACGGCAAGAACGTCTACACGCTCGCGGCCGATTACAATTTCGGCCAGATCTCGGCGGAATGGGTGCGCAAGATCGTCAAGGAGAACGGCGGCAAGATGGCCGGCGAAGAGTTCATCCCGCTCGGCGTATCGCAATTCTCCCAGAGCATCCAGAACATCCAGAAGGCAAAGCCGGACTTCGTCGTCACGCTGCTGGTCGGCACCGCACAGGCCTCCTACTACGAGCAGGCGGCCTCCGCCAACGTCAACTTGCCGATGGCGTCCTCGGTCAATGTCGGCCAGGGCTACGAGCACAAGCGCTTCAAGCCGCCGAGCCTGAAGGACATGTACGTCACCACCAACTACATCGAGGAAATCGACTCGCCGAAGAGCAAGGAGTTCTACGCCAAGTTCAAAGCGAAATTCCCGAGCGAGCCCTATGTGAACCAGGAGGCGGAGAACTCCTATCTCGCCGTCTATCTCTACAAGCAGATGGTCGAGCGGGCGAAGTCGACCAAGCGCGAGGACATCCGAAAGGTGATCGCGCTGGGCGATGTCTGCATGGACGCGCCGGAAGGCAAAGTCTGCATCGACCCGAAGAGCCAGCACATGTCGCACACGATCTATCTCGCCAAGGTCGGCGCCGATCATTCGATCTCCTTCCCGAAGGTCTGGGAGGACATCAAGCCGTACTGGCTGGGTGAAGCCGGCTGCGATCTCACCAAGAAAGATCCGATGGCGCAGTACACGCCGTCGAATCCTCCGCCGAAGCCCTGA
- a CDS encoding ANTAR domain-containing response regulator: MSSRLLQNFKGGRAIVVTRRGGWESTLETTLAKLGVSTEYPEIIDGRAQIDVVGLQADRDILFVDGDLEGAVAIEVSPASRLPPVPVIGLVGVEAPSRLKALVNLGATSFLRKPVHGGAVYTSLFMGINQFLLRSEMYERLQVLEERRRGRRAVIRAVILLMQQGGLDEEGAYSQLRRDSMRARQNMELYCEEFLSKRAKPPDTSSRTTGITLQGGKKQAI; encoded by the coding sequence ATGAGCTCCCGACTGTTACAGAACTTCAAGGGCGGCCGTGCCATCGTAGTCACCCGGCGAGGGGGATGGGAGAGCACGCTCGAAACGACGCTGGCCAAGCTCGGCGTCTCCACTGAATATCCGGAGATCATCGACGGCCGTGCCCAGATCGATGTCGTTGGCCTCCAGGCCGATCGCGACATCCTGTTCGTCGACGGTGATCTCGAAGGCGCGGTGGCAATCGAAGTCAGCCCGGCCTCGCGGTTGCCGCCGGTGCCGGTGATCGGTCTCGTCGGCGTCGAGGCTCCGAGCCGGCTGAAGGCGCTGGTCAATCTCGGCGCCACCTCGTTCCTGCGCAAGCCGGTGCATGGCGGTGCGGTCTATACCTCCCTGTTCATGGGCATCAACCAGTTCCTGTTGCGCTCCGAAATGTATGAGCGTCTGCAGGTCCTCGAGGAGCGCCGTCGCGGCCGCCGCGCGGTGATCCGGGCGGTCATCCTGCTGATGCAGCAGGGCGGCCTCGACGAGGAAGGTGCCTATTCCCAGCTCCGTCGCGACAGCATGCGCGCGCGGCAGAACATGGAACTCTATTGCGAGGAGTTTCTGAGCAAGCGGGCGAAGCCGCCCGATACGTCCAGCCGCACGACCGGCATCACGCTGCAAGGCGGTAAGAAGCAGGCCATCTAG
- a CDS encoding transporter substrate-binding domain-containing protein, whose protein sequence is MARTRYRIGVMFSTTGSYSVVARSMLNGALLAFSEMNAGSDTIALEPVVVDPTGDLAQYRSLSRDLLNSGIRHVVGCYTSSSRKEVIPCFEKFDGMLWYPSHYEGFESSDNVVYTGAAPNQHVLPLVDYLATRVGKRAFCVGSNYIWAWENNRIFREALAARGGTVLAERYLSVGDTEVDQVIAAIIDQRPDFVFNNLIGTSAYAFFRAFRAACRARGIDQAAEIPVASCTLSEPELPEIGLDAVDGHLSSSVYFSSLNSPENAAFIAAYTRSFPEGPVSSADAEASYIAVKLLAAALSQAGTDDARTVRAAVADQRLRAPQGEVRIDRQTFHAWLTPRIGRSAANGQFEVLLESREPIAPDPYLVQSSPRFASAMRSPLLKVVQS, encoded by the coding sequence ATGGCGCGGACGCGATATCGTATCGGTGTGATGTTCTCGACCACGGGATCGTACAGCGTCGTCGCGCGTTCGATGCTCAACGGAGCGCTGCTCGCGTTCAGCGAGATGAACGCGGGCTCCGACACGATCGCGCTGGAGCCGGTCGTGGTCGATCCAACCGGCGATCTCGCCCAGTACCGCTCGCTTAGCCGGGACCTGCTCAACTCCGGGATCCGTCACGTCGTCGGCTGCTACACCTCCTCAAGCCGGAAGGAGGTCATTCCCTGCTTCGAGAAGTTCGACGGCATGCTCTGGTATCCCTCGCACTACGAGGGTTTCGAGAGCTCCGACAACGTCGTCTATACGGGGGCCGCGCCAAATCAGCACGTCCTTCCGCTGGTCGACTATCTCGCTACGCGCGTCGGCAAGCGCGCCTTCTGCGTCGGCTCCAACTACATCTGGGCGTGGGAGAACAATCGCATCTTCCGCGAGGCGCTTGCCGCGCGTGGTGGCACCGTGCTGGCCGAGCGCTATCTCTCGGTCGGCGATACTGAAGTCGACCAGGTGATCGCGGCGATCATCGACCAGCGGCCCGACTTCGTCTTCAACAACCTGATCGGCACCAGCGCCTACGCGTTCTTCCGCGCGTTCCGCGCCGCCTGCCGCGCGCGTGGCATCGATCAGGCAGCGGAAATCCCCGTTGCCAGCTGCACGTTGTCGGAGCCGGAGCTGCCCGAGATCGGCCTCGATGCGGTCGATGGGCATTTATCATCGAGCGTCTATTTCTCCTCGTTGAACTCCCCCGAAAATGCCGCCTTCATCGCCGCCTATACGCGATCGTTTCCGGAGGGGCCGGTGTCGTCGGCAGACGCCGAAGCCTCCTATATCGCCGTCAAGCTGCTCGCGGCGGCCTTGTCGCAGGCCGGCACCGACGACGCCCGCACGGTGCGGGCCGCGGTCGCCGACCAGCGACTGCGCGCACCGCAAGGAGAGGTTCGTATCGACCGGCAGACCTTTCACGCCTGGCTCACGCCGCGGATCGGCCGCTCGGCGGCCAACGGGCAGTTCGAAGTGCTGCTGGAATCGCGCGAGCCGATCGCGCCAGATCCCTATCTCGTCCAGTCGTCGCCGCGCTTTGCAAGTGCGATGCGCTCTCCGCTGTTGAAGGTGGTGCAATCATGA